In the genome of Phragmites australis chromosome 9, lpPhrAust1.1, whole genome shotgun sequence, the window GATTCATGTTCCATTACTCTTTATTAATCTGAGCTCTAGTTATACAGATTTTCTTAGTAACTTTCATGGTAGACCCATATCGAACTAGCAAAGCCAATATCAAAATGTTGAATAGATAGATATCGTCATCCATTATATAAAAGATCTTACATTTATTATTATGAgtgaatttatatataaataaaataatgatATTTTAAGCTAATTAAGGAAAATATATTCATCTCAACGACTGTATTTTGTTCTTCTAAAACCGTTTTAAATTTATCTCTATTCGTCCCCTATCATCCAATCCTAACTCTGTCCTAGAATGCTTCCTAATTATTGCATATGGCATCAAAATCGAGTCTTCCTCTAGTACATCCACAATGGCGCCCTCCTCTTCTGTCCATCAGCCTTTACTTCACTTGGTCAGCCAATCTTGGAAAAGCTCAACAAGAGCAACTATCGCTTGTGGAAGGCTTAGGTCCTCGCCACTCTGCGATTTGCGCATATGGCTAGCTACCTATACGGCACCATCCCGACATCAAAAAAGATTATTGTCATCACCAAGGGCGACAAAGAAGCTGAGAAAATTGCCAACCCTGCCTATGCGTAATGGATGGGTAAGGAACAATGTCCTTATTATCTTCTATCCTCTCTTTCACGAGAAATTCTCATCCAAGTTGTCTCTCTAACGAGTGTGGCAGAGGTGTGGAAGACCATCGAGGGAATGTCCTCCTCGCACTCCCGTGCACAGGTCATCAACACCTGCAGGGCGTTGTCAATGACACAAACAAGTAAAACATGAGTGTTGTGGAGTACGTCGGTGAAATGAATGCGCTCGCAGATGATGGCAAACGTCCCAAAGATGAAGAGCTCATGCCCCGCATCCTCGTCGGGCAATTGAGCATAAACTTATTTATTTTGATAAACTCGATTCATGTTATATGTGACAGGTATTTGATTTGTTCGGTCTCAAACGGAATAGGGTGATCGATTCTGTGGGATTCATGTTAGCAGTCTGATATGTGCTTTCCGACTAATCGCAACTAGAAGGAGCAATGAAGGAAAGAAGGGTGCGCATATCTTCATCTGTAGCTGCAGCTTATAAATTAGCATGTTTTAGTTGAGCTGGCATGCGCCCTCTAGGGCACGGGTAGGTTGAGGAGCCACACGTAGCTCTCACGGCTACACGGTATCGGCGTCTGTCGGtaacatgggaaccggggggtccccgagtcccgaggctaggacagcagagtgccacgtggtgtcctccctcggggattatctctccGAGGTCCGATAagaccaagtttcgggagagggtgctcggggctatgaacagtggtccccgagtacccgaggacccgagaaaaccaagttccaggagaggttgctcggggccatgaacagtggtccccgagtacccgagttctccgaggacctgagaagtccttcgccggtggtccccgcAAGGGCTCAGCGGTAAGGTGTTAATTGGTGAGAGgaccgatgctgcatttaagagggagtgtggcctgtcacttccaaccactcctcccacgcctgctgtcagtacCTGCCACTGCCTATCAGGGAggcgtgaggacatttaatgcggcgggtcccatcacgcgtcatccggcgcgcctcgggataacgtcacagggctcgaggcatatcgcatGCTGCTCTGCTGTGTTAGGTTCGCTCTgactgggcgggcacgcggggttgctcagtggctgcccggtgggccctccccgcagcacccgctgaaaagcgggatgatgatgacaggaccggacgggggcgcgttttcgaccccccccccccccgtaaTATCAAActacagcccatgatggttgctttccatttatagcgccttggaactcgtgtcatcctttctgggcacgctaaccACCCCCGAAGGGGTATAAAaggggggcgggctccccggagaaagggGATCGAGCTCGACAGAGATCAAGTCCTTCGAGAAGGAGTTCTTCAGGACCGAGACAAGTCGACGAAGAataagaagcacgaagctctagacttagacagaaaccCTTGTGACActagagatcctcagagaggtatTTTcatagcatttatagcatacacacaggagtaatgtattacgctccgtacgatccgaacctgtttaaaatccccagagcatttatttcctcctgcatctgatcatccaacccatctgcatctcatttactcctatttatttcacgtacgaggtagattcagaatcatcccccggccgaatctcaaaaaagTCTCTTCGAATCctcgcttgtggagttcatcctccgacagcgtcCCTAACTCCCTTTTGTAAGTAGTAAGTGATGACTATCATGACCTCTTTGTTTGTTTGAGCCAACGAAGCAGTATGCAGTGCCGTACTGTATTGTTGAAGACCAGCTGCCACCAACCTCGGAAAGCAAATTCTACATGATCATGTCTAGAAagatttttatgagaatttATCCACGTTATTTATCCTGTTATACAATAAATAGATTGAAGAGTAGAAAGAGTTAACACATATCATcgtaaaaaaaatgattttttttaaataaagtCGTATAAAATTTACTACAAAGTCGTGGTTCAGCTCACACAATACTATCCGGTGGAGCCTCCCTCTGGCTCAATGACAGCCGACTGTTTTCACGGCTAGCCCGCGTCGTGATTTGATAGGGCTTACTGTTGGCACGATTTTTGTGCAACACCCACTTTTGCTTCTGCTGGCCGATTGTTAAACAAGAATGACCGCTGCTGTTGTTTGTGTACTATATACGGCACTGTTGAGCTTTGATGTGTAGcaccagaagaaaaaaaaacaacgaTGTGACGTGATGGTCACAGCACCAGGGGGCTTCGATGTGTAGCAGGAACTGTAACAGAGCCGTAGCGGTACTGTGGCAGTACTGTTCGCATGGGATCGTTCGCGTGATGCTTCTGTTGACGAGGCGTGCTGAGTGAGGGGGCACGGGAAAGAGAGGTCTTCCATTTGTTCGATCTCAAACGGAATGGAGAAAGTTATCTCTGAATTTCCTGGAGAAAGTTCAGAATGTTGCTGCCACCGAAACGTAGCCTAAcaggatgatgacgatgaagaggACACGTGAATGATAAGCGGCCATCAGAGGTTGCCAGAAAATAATTTTCTGATCATGCAAAGGATTCGCTTGTTCAAGGAATCAGTGCGAGTCAGGTTCTTAAGGTGCTGGCTCCTGAAATGTTTCATTTTACATCTTGTATATAGTTGTAAAGCAGCATGACTGGTGAGGAATAGCAAATGTGGATTGTAGTTGTCTTTTGGAAGGGCATGTAAGATGAAAGTAGTCATAGTCATCTTCTGTTAAGTGTTCATATGCTACTTGACAAATACCAATTTTTTACGGAGTGGCGATTCTTTGCATCTGTCAATGAACGTCAGTCATATGGGCTTTACATGCGCCCGGAAGGGGAAAGTCCATGTGCTTGTGCTATGTTAAATCCATGGGCCATGGCAGTTTCATACACACGGTGTCAGGaagcaattttctcttttttcttttcaaaggAAGAAACGCTAGACCATCAACTATGGTGAAAGCCTCGAGACCTCAAGCTCTCCTGTGACACCAGCAGCAAATAAAGTCGTGTACCTGCAAATGAAATTACTTCACACAAAGTAGTACTACTGCTGGCGGCTGCAGACTGCTGGTGCGTAAAAACGAAGGAGCTCGACGAAAGCTGGCCGAATCTGTGGTTCAGGCCGtgcacctgctctctctctatatatagttacgaattattttttttgaaattttataaatttcggAGGAAacgaaatataaaaaaatattgatatgTAGGACCTACAGAGCCAATGACGAAAAATGACCGAAATATCAAtaaaatttcaccaaattttagttgatgaacgagaaaaattgtaaaataaaattgaaatccaTAGTATATACCATGAGAAGCCTTGATCCTATTTTTCGGAAGGAAGGATCGAAATCCAACAGCTGGTTTGGCGCGGATGATCACAGAACTTAGTAGCAACCTTCCAAATGGAGTCGAACCAGCTAGAGTTCGAGCCTCCGTCTCACACCTCAAATCTCCAATGAAGACCACATCGTGGGAAGCGCCGTTAAAAAAAATCGGCATGCTGGTGATCCGCCACCGTCAGTCAGTTGGGGGCCATCCACAGCTGCGCGAACTTCACCTTGGAGACGCTCTGCAGCACCTCGAACGGCGTGACGTCCCCCATCACCACCACCTTCTTGCTCTCCAAATCCACCTCGAACGATGTCACACCTGCAGCACCACAGGCGTAGACATATGCATGATAACCGTTGCCCTTTCttcatcgatcgatcgatcgatcctgCTTTCTGGACAAGCCCAGGAGTAAAAAATTGACAGAGTCTTGGCACCATTCGATCCAAATATCTACCGGCAATGGATGTGAGACATTCAGACATACACATGTGCGCAGGACAAGCATGTGCGGAATGCCGGGGAAGGCAAAGAGTGATAGAAGGACAGAGCGAGCGGCACCGAGATTCGAGCCCCAAGCGAGCTCTGAAGCAGGCCACCAATGGCCGAAGCATGTACGTGAGAGTAGAGACACGCGATGTGCGAAGCTCAGGCTGATTTGATCGGTGACGAGACAAGAACTGGCGATCCTGTGACTTCCTGTGACAACGCATGGCAGCAGCAGTGATAATATATGGCAGATACCGGCATGCCAACTGCATGCAAGTTCTTTAGTAAGGTTCCGTTTGGATGGCTAGATGTAGCTGGGATATGATTATGCACGTTTATCTGTTGTTTGGTGCACTAGAGAGCGGATGGGGTGATCGAGAGCGGATGAGGTGGTTAAATATGGGGGAATATTTCTGTAGATGTTGGATGGCTCGGTCCGATCAAATCGGTCGGATAGAGTTATTCAGGCTCACGTGCTCGTTGCGtgttaagattttttttatttaactcatgatTTTATTTTAAGATATAAAAATggttaaaaaatttaaatatttttatgagtaaattagaGTTCATtagcaacccgttttaattgatttgatccaaaaaatatgaaccaatatttaattaaaattatctaaaaaaaatctacttttgtaacttttagcaatttttaatgtatcaaataaattctaaaaaatctgaaaaaattaactaatatttttctcatgtgatgtactataaatatgaatagatcatcctatccactttaatcctaacaaacaaacagaaaacTGACTCATCCTATTTACTTtaatcccaccaaccaaacagaaaactattTCATCTCATTTAtctcaactaaacagaaaattagatcatcttataaaaaaaacataaatgacTATATCTCATCTAACTTCACTCGCTAACCAAACACATCTTAACTGTTTTTCTTGCTAGGCCACCATATCAATTCGAGATAACGGATACATGGTAACATAGATCAGGACCATTTTTAGGCCGATAGGGTCAGGGTTACAGCGTCATGATAGGATCAGAGCCACAGACTCACAGGAATGCAGTGGCAGGACAGGGAAATGAAGAACGGTCGATGCATAAAAGCAGCGGGCTCAATGTTCGCCGTACCATGCGTCTACTGCCTTGATTCGTACGGGTTTTCAGTTGGCCATCTTGAAGATGCGCCTACACTGTTTACCCAGCGCACTTGGAGAACATAACTGCTAGTGCACTCCAAAATATACAGTATCTAGCCTGGAGAAGATAACCTACTCCAAAAATACGCAGGCCTGAATTAACTGATCTCTTAAAAAATGTGGGAAGAAATTTGGCTATCCGATACAAAGTGGCTGCAACGTCAGGGAAACAAGGGAGAAGATACCGAAAAGGGACTGTGGTTTATCTGACAAAAGTATCCCAAGTTTGGCATGGATATGGAGTTCAGTTCAGTTGTCTGGCAAATAAAATCGGCTTTGTCGTAGCAGTGTAAGAGTAACATGTTCTGATGATACCTTCCATCTTGGAGATGTGTTTCTGAACTTTCCTGGCGCACCCGTTGCAGTGCATGGACACCCTGAGCTCCACCGTCTGCATCACGCAGAGCAGAAGACCGagaaaaaaagagggaaaaaacaCAACATATCAGGCAAATTAAAGGTATCGATTGCACATTGGCATCTCACGGTGGAGAACGGAATCACCAAGCAATAGCACCTTCGGTTCTAGATGGAAGCCGAGCGTCCTGGTTCCATCGACGACGTCCTTGAGCCTCAGCGCCTGCTCCAGTTGCCGGTGATCGCCCACCAGCGCCTTCCTCTcgacggccgcctcctcctcgtcttccAGCGCGCGAATGCAGACGCAGGTGCTCGCGCACAGGGCGAAGGAGAAGCAGTCCAGGACCTTGCCAATGCGCAGCCTCCTCATTGCCTTGCCcttcagctctctctctctctctctctctctctctctctctctctctctctctctctctctctctctctctcctctgtgTCCAAGTTGCTACAAGCAAAGGCGTCTCTTAAAGAAGCAGGAGCAGCCAATGTTCACTTCTCTCTCATCATGACTGGCCGGGATCTAGCTAGTTATGCCCATGGTAAATGAAGGCTCGGTACAGTTGCTGCCATGGGGCACCACCTCTGGCTCGGGCTCTGCTCCTGCAAGCCTGCAACTGCAAGAGATCGGCGAGGCTGGTGCATACATGAGCCAGTAGACCTGCCCCTACCAGGTACCAACAGTACCGGCTCAGTGGGCTCTTCTTGCTCGAATATATCGAGCAACGGACTGCGTTTCTTATGTGTAATTACAGATATTTTTGCTGCCTGGTTGGAACCACGGCGAGTTGAGTTTTTGGCTTGGCTAGGGGACAAGTTGCCGAGCTCTCCATGTGATAATGTGCTATCAATAGTGGAATCGCATAGTTGTTTGATCATAGCCTGTTGTACCAGAAGATGAACTAGATGACACTATGTTGGGAAAAAGATCAATCATTGCTTCTAAAGAGCGATGATAATGCGGATGAAAGACCATGTTGCCAATTGGCTGCATGTTCTGTTTCGTAAAGATTCAGGACTAAAGAAAGAGGCAGGATCTGGATGGCCAATCGCCGCGTATATTTCTACTTTCTACCATTTCCTTAGGTAACAAGAATGGAAACATTTCCTACTTTAAGATCCAGTGCGCAGTGCAAGTCATGATTCTACTTCAGAGAGACGACATTAGCAAAGCTTGGTGCGGTGGGGATCGGAGGACAGGGTACGGGCACTGGACCGGCAATTCCAGCACAAAATCCAGTTGGGTCGGTCGGTGCACGGCACACAGATCACTAATCGAATCGGGTGTACCAGCAGCAATACGCCAAGGCTCTGTTTGCTCTGCTCTCGTTGTGATGCAAGGCAGTAATTGTACACGGACTAGAACAATAATTCAAGGCTGTCTTTGGTTCCCGGATAAAGTTTGATAGAGAGCTGCATTGTGTATAAGCAGAACGATAATCAAGTTGAACAAAATCATACTCGTTAAAAAATGAGTATTTAATTAGTTATATCTGTTTAAATAAATTGAGATTGGTTGGTTATATTTAGTTAATTGAATATGAGATCATATGAGTACATATGAAAGTTAAAATTATGATTTATTATTCGTGTGAATGTGATTTTATGACACTAACAAGTAAACATATCTATATAAGAAGCATATACAAAGCTTACATTCATCGAGTCAGGATAAGATCGTATATTTATATCCATTGAGTCAAACTAGAATAATAGGCATGAATAACTAAACATgtttttctctaaaattataCACATTCACACCTAAAGTGCTTGAcctgcatttacttctttttttttaatgggAGGCATGCATTTACTTGATCCAACCAAGTAGGAGTACAAGAGAAAGACACGTGCAACATTTTTTGttagatcatcttcaatcatattttctttatttcgttCTCTTCTTAATTCTCTTACTCgttcctattttttttattttcttttatcttcaacagcttctttTCGAGAGAAATCGCGAGAGGACAGTAAAAAAAATCCCGCTATGAAAGGAATGATCCTAAGAATCCCTTCATAACTGAAATTATGAAGAGAAATCATTAGAACgctaaagagaataaaaatctCATCACAACAGAATTTTTGCCCGCGACAAAAATCCCTTAGACATAGTCTTACTGATTTGGTGCTACTTCTAGATTGCACAAGGAGATTTTTTTCTTCCATCCGTTACAGCGGTGTTCTTTTTTGCTGGAACCTGGACATGTTTGTTCTTGATATAGTCCGGATTATTTCTGGCTCCATGCACCCGTGACACTACGCTTATTCAAAAGAGAACGTGACTACATGCACTCGTAATGCCATGAACAGCTCACTTCTAAGCAATAAGACAAGGTGAGCATGTTCGGAAAGTGTCGCAGCACGAGCGACATGTCCAGATGAGCATAGTATGCACTGCCCTTTCCCATAGACTAGCAAGCAGCTCATCGTAGCATTCCTCCTTTATTACTCAAGAATGCTAAGTTGATAATCTGGGCAATAACATCCCAATAATGACTCACCACCATAACTCGGAATATAATATTATCTTGAACAGAGTGGATCAGATAGCGAGAAGTGTACATGTTCATGAACATAGAGTGGGCAAGTCAGCTGAACACTACGAAGACAGGCACAGAAGCAAACACACACCCAGTACACCAACTAATTTACCATGGGACACGAGCTTTACAGAATGCAGACCCCTCGTAATTTTCATCACAACCTTCACGCTTATGGCTGTACACGCGATGTGACGCTCGATAACATGGTAACATAGAGTATCATGTAAACCTCACCAAACAATGTAAGACACCAGAGTCAGAACGTTCACTGAATAGCAAGTACTAAGGATTCAAACACTTGAAATGTCGACAACCTTACCAAATAATGTAGCACCACCAGCCCATCAGAATAATCACAGCAACTGAACATAGTGAGGATTTGAACACCTTCAGCTGTCAAACCTGCACATGTTATCAAGTGTGTCAGATCCTGTAGCACAACCAATAGAGTGGATAAGCACTGCAACCAGATTCTGAACTAGCTTCTGAAATCTAAAGTCTACAATCTAAGCAATGATTATTCTCCAAACCGGGTTGTTCACTACATCCACTGAGATAAATAAAGCAATCTCAAGTGAATACCAGGCAATATTATACTTACACTAAATAATTGTGAAGTGAAAGACAAGACATGTGAACAGAAAGATATACaacaaaaattccaaaaatcacACCATACTGGGTATGTGCTCAGCGTGCAATAGGTGAAGCTTATGTACCTGGCGTTTGTTGGTTTACAAGTTAGCCCAAAGTGCTAGACATCAGACAGTGAAATGTTGCTAGGACTCAGGAAGGCTTTAAGATAGTAGGTATTGCACAAGTCTGACTCAGACCCAAAGCTGACAAATGAGTCCCCAATAACTACATCATCACTATGCTCATTGGCCAAAGTTCATCTCTGAGTACCTGTAGCGAAAAATACAATGATGTCAACATATAGCATTAAAGCAGAAAGTATACAATTTGCAAATCATACATATTTTTTAACGTACCGACGTGGTTTATATTGGCGTTGACTGAGTTCATCGCTTACAAACTCTGCAAAAgggaaaaaagtttcaaaacaTTTATAGGACACAACCAAGGCAAAGCTACTAACATATCTGAATAAATAGGATGTTTTACCTGTCATTTCTTGGGACTTCAACGGAGAAGAGGCATTACTTCCACTAGGTTCTCTGCATAGAGGAGAAACTAGATGAAACAGCAATAATAATCCACCCTTCTGTTACAAAATGAAATGCAATGCAATACGATATCCAAGATCCTGTATGGCGCAGCATATTAATATCAGAGTATTAGACCAACATACCTAAGAGAAATTGATGAAGATGCCTGTTCAGATGGTCGGGAGTAATAGCTCCCATCCACAGCTATATGAGGTGAACCATAAGGTGCTCCTAAAGCTCCAGAGGCACCAGTCAACATTGGCAACCTAATTTCatgaaaacacaacaaaaaaaaatgcaacaacaATGTGTCAGTATGTGCAAATAGTACATAACTGCATAATACCAATCAAGAGTGCTTTATCATCCTTATATGACTGTACAGTCATAACAATTCAAAGTGGTTAATGACAATGAATATTGCCCATCAACATACTAGGAGCAGAGTGCTAACTTCTACATGGTGTATAATTCCACATTGCACCAATTATAGTTCCTGAAAACAAAGCAATGGTTCTTTCAAAAGGTCCAGAAATAATTAACTCCTTACCAAGTCATCTCAGAATTGCTGAGACCAAGTTGTTGTTGAGACACAAATCCTGGTAGAGCCATACCAATCGAAGGAACACCGGGTCCACCTAGACGCTGGCCTCCAAACTGCATAACtggacccaaaaaaaaaaaaggttgaaaGTTAGATTGATACAATATATGCAGGATTAAACCAAGTATGGAGAGATAGTAAGCAACTTAATGCTGTATAATGATGCATGCATCCTCCCTATGTTAGTTCCCGTTTACCAGAATATCGGTAACCTTGAAGGCATCACAACAGTATGCTATTGAACCAAATccttatttttttggaaaagaaatAGCAACCTAAAATATAATGGTAAAGGTTTTATGTAGGTTGGCCCTGGATTGAGACTCAGTTCAGTCCCTTCACTGGAGCAccaatattatgaaaaaaaactcAATAGTTGTACTAATAGTTTGaagtaatttatttgtttgatATGCTAGAAAGACAACTGGtaaagatcaactttggtttacTAGACAGACAACTGGTAAAGATCAACTTTTTTGGTTTACAATGCTACCAATCCTTTCCCTCATACGCACAAAAGCCTGTGTCTGTCTAGTATCAGTTGACAAGTGCGATCCTTCAGATGGTTGAATAACTCTTTTCCCCTCGGACATGTTATAATTTAGCACTCATGTCATTAAATTGCTATTGCCATTCCACTCACTGACAATACAAACCTGGCAACAGTGCCGGGGTGCCATGGAAACCTTGGTCACCAAGTGTAAGGCCCATTGCAGCTGTAGCCCCAAGAATATGAGCTCCACCGTAGAGAAAAGAAGCATGCTCTTCTCCCAGGTCACCAGGTTGTCCCTTGACTTTGAATTGAGTATTAAGTTTGTCTGATCCACTAGGAGAAGAAATTTCTGTGTCTTCATTCAAAATTGGTGATGCTGGTTGTACGGAAGATGGCATTTTATCGCTACCACCGAATTGTGCACCAAACATCAGGGCAGGCATCCTTGGTGCAGATTGTGTAGACGATTGAACTGGACTTGGTTGAACAATTGGATGTGAGGGACGAACATAATCTCTAGTGACTTGATTAGCTGCTACAGGAAATGGACCATTCGGTGATGATGCAGATGAATGCAATGCAGGACTATTCATTCTCTTCATAGTTGCTTCAAAATGCCCAACTGACGGTACAAAGGCCTTTCCTCTCAATAGGTTGCCATATTGTGAGGTCGGAGAAACATTCTCCATGCCTATGGAGGATGAGAAGGGTCTACCAGTACTACTAGGTTGCCCATTCCCTACCTGACTAACTGGGAGTTCCTGATGGGACAACCTAGAAGGGTAAAAGGGTGGTGAAGCCGAATTCAAGTTTGATGCAATGGT includes:
- the LOC133929890 gene encoding protein SODIUM POTASSIUM ROOT DEFECTIVE 2-like, with translation MRRLRIGKVLDCFSFALCASTCVCIRALEDEEEAAVERKALVGDHRQLEQALRLKDVVDGTRTLGFHLEPKTVELRVSMHCNGCARKVQKHISKMEGVTSFEVDLESKKVVVMGDVTPFEVLQSVSKVKFAQLWMAPN